The Ziziphus jujuba cultivar Dongzao chromosome 5, ASM3175591v1 genome segment AAATTATGTACGAATCATTCATGGTCGTGGAATTTATACTTCGTACTATTGTCATTTTGGAGAGTGTTATTTGTGATTGTCACTGCcactttcaattaattatcataaatttaatgatcacaagaataaagtaaaatattaagataaaatattctatataaaaATTGTTATGTTTTTTAACGCTGAACTGTTTGACATTGCATATCAGAACTTATTGTAGCTTGATAACCTCTTCCCATTCAATAGTCAGGAATTCTTGGCAGTCGGAACAAAAGCTTGTCTTCCTGAATACCTCCGTCCAGTGCCAAAGAATTCCTCGGTAGGTCCTATAAAAGTTTGTCCATTTTGGGCCATTTCAAGCGCAGATTCTAAAGGCCCAACAAgatgagagagaaaaagggatAAGGAAAATGTTGCAACGTAAAGGGTACGACCGTAATTTAAGGTATGCTGAATGATTTGTTggggtaaaagaaaaaaaataactaacatttatataattcattCGCCAGAAATCAGCGGCAAAACTTGTATTGGGATATTCTTCCAGGTTTGACtttctccttttcttcttcGCCCCCCCCTGGAATTCACACACTCACTCTCACTGTGAGTGTGGGATTTAGTGGAGGAAGATGGAAGCGAATTACAGAAGAAGAAGCATAGCTATTATTGCTGTCTTTGTATTAGTTAGTTTTCGTTTTTCTCTCGTTGTCACTGATACTTCACGCCAATGCAAAGCTTGGCTCGTCCTGTCCATCCCTACAGATATGCCCCACCTCCGTCCCGTCTCTGGCGTTCTTGCTACCGGTAATATTTTCAATCTTCCTCTCTGTTTGGTTAGCTAGAAAATTCAGCAAAATCTGAACTTTTGAAATCTAGCTAGAAAATTCAGCAAAATCTGAACTTTTGAAATCTTTAGTCATCCatttggtttattttctaataataagaaagaaatcatttttatttttttactttttttatttttttggtttacgATGGTGGATTAGCGGACGTTTTCCAGTGGTTGGCTGGGAATTCTTCCCGGAGGCTGGACATAATAGCACAGTACTGGCAGCTGAGAGCGCATCCTGAAGATCCTCGTTCAGGGGATTATGGATACTCGAAACGCGATATGAAGAAATTTGGTGCTCAGGAAGGCTCAAAAGTTTACAAGTCTATAGAGAATGCTGCTGACCGCAATGTTAGTATCAGGTACAGTTCCCATTTGGGTTTACAACCTCATGAACATCAACAGGGTCTTTTGGGTTTTTATATTTCTAGTTCCCaatcaaatttggaattttctGCAAATTTCATTTAAAGACGCAATGAAAATGGTACTGTATTGTTGCTTGTAGTTTTGTATGAGTTGAATAGAAACATCCAATTATTCATGTGTAATGTGTATGGATGTGTTACTCATGTATAATTTGTACTGTATTTCTTGCTTCTTAAATAGAAGCATGTTCGTATTTTTTCGTTGTTATGCTaactattatattttctaattgGATATCATTTAGATTGCTGTCACACTCAGGAGTATATCCTGACTATACTAGAGAACCATCCAACCTTGCTTCAGGAAGGCCAAATGTAAAGAATGTGACTTTGTTGCTTGGAGATTGGTGGGGGTCAGGCATAGTCCATACAAAAGTATGGATATCAAATCGCCAAGATGTATATATTGGATCTGCAAACAATGACTGGAAATCTCTTACTCAGGTATGTTTGAAATATAGATTATTGCTTAATTTACCATGAATTAGGAAAGGAAAAATCTCCTATTTCATTAGAAGCTGTTACTTGTTTCTTCTGCGGCTGCGCTTAGGAGGGGAAGCACAGATCGGATACTGTAGGTTGATGGATTTATAACGTTAAAGTATCAGCTTTTGCATCCTCTAAACATGTTTTCTTAGGTAAAACCTGTTTAGCAAGTCTTCTGGGACCAAGTTTCTTGAGAATATAGATGATGGATCTTTGGGCtgcattattttgttttaacatCCAGTATAATTACCATCCATGTCGAGGCCCAGTGACACATTGAAAGCACAGATCGGGTACTGTAGGTTGATGGATTTATAAAGTTAAAGTATCAGCTTTTGCATCCATTAAACATGTTTTCTTAGGTAAAACCTGTTTAGAAAGTCTTCTGGGACCAAGTTTCTTGAGAATATAGATGATGGATCTTTGGGctgcattaattttttttaacatccaATATAATTACCATCCATATCGAGGCCCAGTGACACATTGAAAGCACAGATCGGATACTGTAGGTTGATGGATTTATAACGTTAAATTATCAGCTTTTGCATCCATTAAACATGTTTTCTTAGGTAAAACCTGTTTAGAAAGTCGTCTGGGACCAAGTTTCTTGAGAATATAGATGATGGATCTTTGGGCtgcattattttgttttaacatCCAATATAATTACCATCCATGTCAAGGCCCAGTGACACATTGAAAGTAAGAGCTTGTGGAAATCATCATACTTATAGATTGTTTAATTTTGGTCTTTTTCTGTGAAGCAGGGCGAAAGGCatatattcattttcttttttccaggAAACTTCCTTGTTGCTAACTTCCTGTTGCTTTGTACTTTTACTCTACTAATTATTCCTGCATGTTAGTATTACAGAATGTCTTACACGTTTGTATATGTTCAACATATGCAGGTGAAAGAACTTGGAATCTATCTTGTTGGTTGTCCAAAAATAGCAAGAAAGGTTGAAGCCTACTTTAACAACTTATGGACGCTAGCATCTCTTAATTCTTCTGAGTATACAAACACTGTTTCAGATCAACAATGGCAGATTGAAAGAAAAGTTCCCTGCTGGTCACGATTCATTGATACTGATTTGAGGTGTAGGTATGTTTGATACCGAGTGTGATATTGTTTATAGAATCTCCAGTTGTGTAAGAAATTGTGGAACATTAATAGCTCTGCCTATTTTAGAATTTTGCCTTTTCATATATGCTATCATCCCTGCTTCTAGGGTACTGTTGCTTATGCTGTCCACGTATGATATGCAATTTATTCAGTATATAGCATTCTATTTTTATCTGGAAGCTATTTGGAAAGCGGGAATCACATTCTTCTGTGCTTTATAAGTCTTCATTTAACTTCAGTGTAGTATTATATACTTAACCAAACTGCACTGTCAATTCACGTATTCTCAGAAGCCTACTTGAAACTTCTATTACAATTCCATCATTCACGATAACTAGATCCACATAATTACAACAGGTAGCTGTGACACTGCAGGTCACCTATTCCTCGATTTGAGGATATTCCCTATGTATTAGGATATCCTATACTGGCAAGCcctaaagtttttaaattgccAATCAAGACTCCTGGCCGTGATTATCCAGCTTTGGAGCCTCAAGTCAGCTATCTCTCTTTCGCTCCTCCAGAGGTAATTAGGGGATTGTATAAAGTTTAATTTCTGATATCTATGctataaaattgcaaaaaaaaaggagaaaaataaaaaataaaaattggtcaCTAGATACTTGTTATTGATGCTTTTTGGTAGAGTTGGAAGGAAAATTCATCCTCTAGATGAACCATCTATAGCATTCATAAAACAGACTCCAAATGGCGGCTTCTGGAATCCTATGTATCAATGCCAACAAGCATGCATCACAGCTTGACTTTAATTCTTTTCATCATTGCAATGTTTAGTTCTATATGCTTATGTTTTTTGGAATAGGTTAGTGTCATGCTTTTATTCAGAtgataaaaaatactaaaagcAATTGTAAATCTTCGAAATGGGTATTGAACTTTAATCTTCACTCACATTTTGATGCCCCATGATGGTTGCAGCTTTCATTTGGCAGATACCAGCCTGATGAACAAGCATGGTTGGATACTATTAAATCTGTTGGATACGGATCAAGTTTAAGGATAAGTACCATGGACTGGCTTGGTCAGTCCCAATATACGAAGGAAACAGTTTACTGGTCATCCCTTTCCTCTGCAATATCGGAGGTAACTTCCATTGTCCATTTTACCATTTGTATTCCCTTGAagcattataatttttcttagaGATTTGGTAGCAAATCAGTTTGGCCAGTGTTGTATAGTTTGTAAGTACAGAGTGGATAGAGGTTTAATTGCTTTTCATATTCATCATTGCTATTGAAGtttttgtttgaaattcttttactGCTCTTATAAGCATAGCTGGTAATGGATTACGATGTATAATCTCAGCAAGTACATGGAATATGAATATGTTAGGTTGTGTTTGGAAAACATGCAAAAGTGAAGATATTGGTAGCATACTGGACACATTTTATCAACAACACAGATCAGTATCTGAAGTCTCTTCTCTACACAAATGTTCTCTGCTCGTCGTCCAAGTACAAGAAATGTTCTGGTAAAGTAGAGATAAAGTACTACATGGTTCCAGGTTACAACATGACAGGACCCGCAAAGCACCATAAAGCTAAGACTGGAAATATCTACCCGGGTTTTACCAGGGTCAACCATGGAAAGTACGCAGTGAGTGATGTCCGAGCCAATATTGGGACAAGCAATCTTATATGGGATTACTTTTATGCAACAGCAGGGGTGAGCTTTGGTACATATAATCCTGCCATTGTTTCGCAACTTCAAGAAATCTTCGATGCTGATTGGAATTCTCCCTATGCTGTGCCTGTGGAAGAGTTGGGTCGTTCTTGTACAAGTTAATGACAACTTGTAAACTTGTTAAAGAGTCTCGAGACTGCAAAAGCTCCATTTCAGAGGACCAAATGAGCTGAAGATATGGAGTTTGAGTAGATGAACTTGAAAACTCTTTTCTCTTGATAACTTTGATAGTCAGAAGATAAGAAGTCAGATCTCTTTATTaccattaaattattatatctgAATATATCAAAGCAGATATGTAAAACAGAAATGccgtattattattttttttcccacctTTTTAAAgttctttattattgttattttccccacttattattattattaacgttCTTCTTTAAAAGCTACGTCTATTCGCattctattatttcttttagccATGTGTGATGTTTGTATTCTCTTggtgttatttaaatttaatcaattgtttataaataattaaaagatttaatcaAACTGCGGAATCCACCAAAAAGTAGTTTATGCgtgtttatgattttttttttattttattattattattattttttttttatgaggcTATAGTGGAAACAACAATTGAGGCATGTTTATGCAACATGTTTGTATCGACTTCCATTgtacataaatataataattgggTTGGAAAggatttgcttttatttatttaccatgCCCCAGATTATTGGCTGGCTGAGGAAAAGGGAAAGAaggggaaaataaataaaataaaataaaaaattactactAAAATTCTGACTGTAAACTTTCACTGAATAACGAAGTtcctattttctattttagtatttttatttttggtagatTCTATATTAGtatatttgttatgaaaaaatgttATAGTAAGTCAACGCAAAATcatctaaaaaattaatatgaagtgatttttttttttttttttttttaaggtgaaTTTTGAGTTGGAGAATTTAGGAGTTAGACAAGACAATGGCTTTCATGGAGAATACTAATCCAGTGTCATTAGAATTATTAATGGTGTAATTAAAGAAGCTATGTATCTCGTGGTTTATTTTGCAAATCTCTTGGCATCATAGTGCTGTATGCATCATTGAATAACTGAAGAACGAGAGTGGGACCCATGTACAGAATTCAGGAGATTTTTATAGtctgtaaaatttttattgctTAATGGAAATTTGACTTTTCCACTAGTTTTTGATACAGACACAGAGGAGGGAAGAGAAGAGACGATGAAAGTGAGTTGCATAGAAACAGGAAGaaatttcattcttgttgtgTTAGTGTTTGATATTTTCTCATCGCTTTCTCTTGCTGCTGTTTCTCAATCTTCACCGCAATGCACAGCTTGGCTTGTCCAATCAATTCCTACCGATTTGCTCCACCTCCCCCGTGTTTCTGGCGTCCTCTCTACAggtaatttctttctttttctttttcttttcttttgctttttttttttttttttccccacttaATTCCTGTTTGTTATCTCGGAAAATTCATGAAATACTAAACAAGCTTCTCTTTTAACTGTTTACTTATCAGTCCTCAAGCTAGATCTTGTCTTCTAGTTCTAGTTCTTGTTTTTGCTCAGTTGTATcccttgaatattttttttctccttttttaatGGTGTATAGCGGACGTGTTTCGGTGGTTGGCTGGGAACTCATCCCAGACGTTGGACATTACAACTCAGTACTGGCAGCTGAGAGCTCAACCTGAAAATCCTCTTTCAGGGGATTATGGATACTCCAAAGATGATTTGCAGAATTTTGGTGCTCATGAGGGTTATGGTGTTTACAAAGCCCTAGAGAATGCTGCTGATCGCAATGTCAATATCAGGTTAAGTTTTTTTGGCTCACTTATCAttcataataattttgtattaattgataTCACCATCCAACTATGCAAGTTGTGTTCTTTTTTCAATTCTGGAATGTAGGTTGCTATCACACTCAGGAAGAAACCCTTATTATACCTCGGAACCAGCCGAACTTGCTTCGGGGAGACCAAATGTAAAGAATGTGACTTTGTTACTTAGTGAATGGTGGGAAAAAGGTTTAATCCATTCAAAGATATGGGTGTCGGATAATCGAGATGTATATATTGGATCTGCGAACATGGAGTGGAGATCTCTTACTCAGGTCCATTCATTTGTAGTTTAGTTTATTGCTTACTTTATCATGAATTATAGTAAAATGCAAAATCTACTGTTCTGAATATATAAAAACTAGAACTTATTTGAATTGCTGATGCATTTAGGAGCACTGTAATACAGATATCTGTCATATTAGGTTCACGCACATCGATAGTGTTAAAAGTTTCAACACTTGCATGATTGCATCTAGTAATGTTTACTGATCTCCTACTATCATATTAGATGGTAGATTGTAGTTGAACCATTTTGTATTTTGACCATGGTACATTTTATAATGTATGCAGGTGAATGAACTTGGAATCTATCTTGTTGGTTGTCCAATAATTGCAAAACAGGTTGTGTCCTACTTTGACAACCTATGGACACTTGCATCCCTTAATTCTCCAGATTATACAAAAATCGTGTCAGATCAAAAGTGGCAGATTGAAAGAAAAGTTCCTTGCTGGTCCCGGTTCCTTGATTCTCAAGTCAGGTGTAGGTATGTACAAAGCGtttctgaaaatcaaatttcctagtttttattttattttatattattttatctatggTCTTTTTATTAGTGCTGGAAATTTCTGTCAATAGCTTTGCATCATGCTGCTGTCAAACAAAAATCTTTACCTCAAGCTGCATTTGTTATCGACCTTAGTAACTTTTATCTTCTTATATATGGTCTTACTCATGCTTCTGGGGTATTATTGCTTATGGTGTTCAAGCATGTTATGTAATTGATGTgcaatattgtttgttttactttatttgtttatttattatttggaaGCTGTTGTGGAAGATAGGTATGCATATTGTATGCTTTTGAAAGTCTTTGTTTGACTTGAGGAGGTTATAGTTTGCATTTTAAACATCTTTTAAAAGTGTTATAACACAATTTTAAAACACCCGGTTAATTCCTATATATGTAAAGAtgaaaaagttcccctttttgtGCCAACTAAATTCAGATAATTGTACATCATTGTGCCACTGCAGGTCTCCTCTTCCTCCATTCATAGAAACTCCCCATGTAGCAGGATATCCTGTGCTGTCAGATCCTAATATGTTTAAATTGCCAATTCAGACTCCTGGATGCAACTATTTATCAGCTTTTGAGCCTCAATCCAGCTATCTCTCTTTTGCTCCTCCAGAGGTAATTCAAAGAAAATTAAGGGATTAAAACCAATTGCATAAGCATGCCAATTCATAATATGTGATGTAATTCAAGTGATTTTGAGATGCCACAACTAAAACCATTGATGGATGAAGCTTTTTGGTGTATTCTAATAAAGAGTGTTTGCCACGTATGCCTCATTGCTTGACACTAATATTTACACTGTTTCGGTTTTTGATGCTGCTTTAGTCCTTCATGCATAAAGTTTCTTATAATGGAGTGGTGTAACACGTTCATTCTAGATAAGAGGAGGAACTTTCTAAATGCTAAATGGGCAGTTGTAAATCTACGACACTTTTGACTGAGTTTAGTCTTTCACTCAATTTCATGCCATTTGTTTGTCGACAGCTGTTATTTGGCAGTTACCAGGCTGATGAACAGGCATGGGTGGAGACTATTAAATCTGTTGGGAAAGGAGGGACTGTAAGGATAAGTACCATGGACTGGCTTGATCAGTCCCAATATACCAAGCAAACAGTTTACTGGTCGACCCTATCCTCTGCAGTATCAGAGGTAACTTCCATTGTCATTGCCATATCTATTTTCTTGAAGCACGATAATTCTCCTTCTCATTAGATATTATTGTAGTGAAATTAGATTGCTCAATGTTTTATAGCTCAGTACTGCTGTTTCTCGATTTTCCCACAGGACAGCAAACTGTCAATTGACTTATCTAAATTGTTCTGCTATTTCAAAATATGGTTAGCTCATACTTGTCATCGATACTCTTACCGaagtttatgaaaatgttttaaggTTGTGTTTGGAAAGCATGCAACAGTGAAGATACTGGTAGCATACTGGGCACATCTTTTCAACAACGCAGATCAGTATCTGAATTCGCTCCTCTACTCGAACGTTCTTTGCTCTTCTTCAAAGCACAACAAATGCACAGggaaagtagaaatcaaatacTACATCGTTCCGGGTTTCAACATGACAGGACCAGCTATAAAGGATGGAGAAAAGACGGAAAACAGGTACCCTGCTCATAGCAGGTTCTACCATGCAAAATATGCAGTGAGTGATGTCCGAGCTCATATTGGGTCCAGCAATATTATATGGGATCATTTTTATTCAACAGCTGATGTGAGCTTTGGTATTTACGATCCCGCCATTGTTTCCCAACTTGAAGAAATCTTTGATGCTGACTGGAATTCTCCCTATGCAGTCCCAGTGGAAGAGGTGGTAGAGGGTGGTCCTCTGCATTGTGTCGGAAGCTCCATGTCGATGAACAGTGTATTGAAATTGTAATCCATGCTACGATGACTATCAATTTGTATgctttgtattatttattaaataacttCTTGCAACTCTAATGCTAGTTGGAAATAAAATAAGCTTGATAAGATAATGACCATCCTTGTTTGAAAACTAAgcaaatatatgttataattaaCCATTATAAAATGAGATACCGTATTTACTTTtattccccctttttttttttttcttttttttgtttgatattgGGGGTCGGAAAATAGTAGATAAGCTCATCTACTTCCAGgccgaaaaagaaaaaggtttttttgtttttttgttttttagtctTTGGGTCTTTCTCCAtagaaataataacaataacaataataataataataataataataataataataataataaaggaaaagTGAGATCTGTTTtgataaatgaaaaaacaaaaaaaaacaaaaaattgttagATATTGGAACGCAGACGGACGCACATACACATACCAAAAGAAGCGATGTATTCCAATTTTCAACAGATTTTTTTGGGTTGGGTCCATCGTTGTGTTTGGCCCATATAGGTCGGGCCTTAGCCCTAAACTAAAAGGCCATTGAAAAGGTTCGGGCCAACCTAAAGCCCACGGTTAGAATCCCGCATTGCATTTGGTTTGGGAAACCAGCGGATCGCGGCGGTGGAGACTCCGAGTAAGAGGCGGGAGTGAGAGCGAGGGGCGGCGAAGCATTTCATTTTCAGGGATTTGGTTTAAGCGGGAGAAGGAGTGTGTGTGATTGTAGGAACGAGTGCTGAGAAATCTCGACGGAGAGATGCACAAGTTGAAAGCTTTAGTAGGAGTTAGGAGGTGTTTGTTTCACAGACTTGGTTCTCTCTCCCATCACAGAGGCTTTTCTGCTCTACCAAACTATGCCCAACATGATAATCTCCAAGACCTggtctcttctctctctctctctctctctttcttttttctctataCATAAAGAATACATAAatatgtaataataatatataagtaaTGACTATCTCGCTCTATAAGCGCTCCTTTATGCTTTTTCTATAATGAATTTGTTTTATATGTGTAATTGTAATTCAGGTTTTGGTTGAAGGAAGATCTAATTCCAGAGCAGCCATTCTCAATAGGCCATCTGCTCTCAATGCTCTCAATGCTTCAATGGTTTGTGTTGATCTTTTTCTGTTGCCTACTTCCTTGACACCGTACTTGGTTCGCGCATTTAGTCAGAAGTCGCTTTTTTGTTTCATAGGCAGCTCGGCTGAAGAGACTGTATGAATCATGGGAAGAAAACCCAGATATTGGTTTTGTCTTGATGAAGGTATAGCGTGCTCCTACATACTcacaaattgaataaaaaataataataaaaggaaaaagacacCTTAAGACATACAATCTGTATTTCTGTAATTCTTTTTAGCCCATGTTTGGTTTCATTTTTAGTCTCATTCATTTCACTGGACATAATATGTAGTTTCGAGGCTATATTGTTTTCGTAAATTTTGATTTCAGTAATTGTAAATGAATGCAGAAGGCTTATATGATCTTACTGAATAGACGTATTTTCAAGATATAAAGTTTTCCAAGTCCTTTAATGGAATAAACTTAAAAAGTGTATGACATGCATCATTTGAGAATAATTTTATCCCTGTGAAATCTTTTGAACATGGTTTAGACATGCCCTTGATTCTTAAAATTGGGTTACCCTCTGAGCTTCTATATTGATTTTGTATAAAGGGTGGTGGCAGGGCTTTCTGTTCTGGTGGAGATGTTGTTTCCCTTTATCATCTGCTTGCTGAAGGTAGGTTtcctttcctcctttttttaattactaaatttagcatttatttattctaaCTATCATGAAAGTATGGCTGATTTCAAGTAACATGCCCATTAACatcattttatttaacatttttattgttagtgcacaaaaaaattattttttaatggaaagtTTGCAACTTAATTTGACAATCTTACTTTCAATTTTCTATTACTTGAAGcatttctttttcaataaacTCTTTGTAATTCGTTTTGATGGGTTATGGATTTGTCTAAG includes the following:
- the LOC107419750 gene encoding uncharacterized protein LOC107419750: MKVSCIETGRNFILVVLVFDIFSSLSLAAVSQSSPQCTAWLVQSIPTDLLHLPRVSGVLSTADVFRWLAGNSSQTLDITTQYWQLRAQPENPLSGDYGYSKDDLQNFGAHEGYGVYKALENAADRNVNIRLLSHSGRNPYYTSEPAELASGRPNVKNVTLLLSEWWEKGLIHSKIWVSDNRDVYIGSANMEWRSLTQVNELGIYLVGCPIIAKQVVSYFDNLWTLASLNSPDYTKIVSDQKWQIERKVPCWSRFLDSQVRCRSPLPPFIETPHVAGYPVLSDPNMFKLPIQTPGCNYLSAFEPQSSYLSFAPPELLFGSYQADEQAWVETIKSVGKGGTVRISTMDWLDQSQYTKQTVYWSTLSSAVSEVVFGKHATVKILVAYWAHLFNNADQYLNSLLYSNVLCSSSKHNKCTGKVEIKYYIVPGFNMTGPAIKDGEKTENRYPAHSRFYHAKYAVSDVRAHIGSSNIIWDHFYSTADVSFGIYDPAIVSQLEEIFDADWNSPYAVPVEEVVEGGPLHCVGSSMSMNSVLKL
- the LOC107419749 gene encoding uncharacterized protein LOC107419749, translating into MEANYRRRSIAIIAVFVLVSFRFSLVVTDTSRQCKAWLVLSIPTDMPHLRPVSGVLATADVFQWLAGNSSRRLDIIAQYWQLRAHPEDPRSGDYGYSKRDMKKFGAQEGSKVYKSIENAADRNVSIRLLSHSGVYPDYTREPSNLASGRPNVKNVTLLLGDWWGSGIVHTKVWISNRQDVYIGSANNDWKSLTQVKELGIYLVGCPKIARKVEAYFNNLWTLASLNSSEYTNTVSDQQWQIERKVPCWSRFIDTDLRCRSPIPRFEDIPYVLGYPILASPKVFKLPIKTPGRDYPALEPQVSYLSFAPPELSFGRYQPDEQAWLDTIKSVGYGSSLRISTMDWLGQSQYTKETVYWSSLSSAISEVVFGKHAKVKILVAYWTHFINNTDQYLKSLLYTNVLCSSSKYKKCSGKVEIKYYMVPGYNMTGPAKHHKAKTGNIYPGFTRVNHGKYAVSDVRANIGTSNLIWDYFYATAGVSFGTYNPAIVSQLQEIFDADWNSPYAVPVEELGRSCTS